Proteins encoded together in one Sphingomonas radiodurans window:
- a CDS encoding MAPEG family protein, whose translation MMQLPVTLVIAAACGVINIWLALRLVRGRLKGKVLMGDGGDPAMEAGMRSHANFIEYAPIVLILMALIELARGPLLALWVIGALFVLSRIAHPLGMSRPAPNPFRAGGALITWAVTLLLAGWALAIAIESPRTMPTSIVPVEQGAPRA comes from the coding sequence ATGATGCAACTGCCGGTAACGCTTGTCATTGCCGCGGCGTGCGGCGTCATCAACATCTGGCTGGCGCTGCGGTTGGTACGCGGCCGGCTGAAGGGTAAGGTGCTAATGGGCGATGGTGGCGATCCGGCGATGGAAGCCGGCATGCGCTCGCACGCGAACTTCATCGAATATGCGCCGATCGTGCTGATCCTGATGGCGCTGATCGAGCTTGCGCGGGGGCCACTGCTGGCTCTGTGGGTCATCGGCGCGCTGTTCGTGCTCAGCCGAATCGCTCACCCGCTCGGCATGTCACGCCCCGCGCCCAACCCGTTCCGCGCAGGCGGAGCACTGATCACCTGGGCAGTGACGTTGCTGCTTGCAGGATGGGCGCTGGCGATCGCGATCGAGTCCCCGCGCACGATGCCGACGTCGATCGTGCCGGTCGAACAGGGGGCGCCGCGCGCGTAG
- a CDS encoding DUF4169 family protein: MGEVINLRRARKARARVDEAAKAGANRVKFGRTKGERDAVSNALTRSERALDGVKRED, translated from the coding sequence ATGGGTGAGGTCATCAACCTTCGCCGCGCCCGCAAGGCGCGCGCGCGGGTCGATGAGGCGGCCAAGGCCGGGGCGAATCGGGTGAAATTCGGGCGAACCAAGGGGGAGCGCGACGCGGTTTCGAATGCGCTAACACGCAGCGAACGGGCGCTCGACGGGGTAAAACGGGAGGACTGA
- the nusB gene encoding transcription antitermination factor NusB, with protein sequence MSSTAPRISTRTKARAAARLAATQALYQHEMEGTAIPALLHEFHQHRIGATIEDVEYAEADVDFFDDIVSGAQARLGEIDKLIVGKLATGWTLERLDKPMKAILRAGTYELLARADVPKGAVISEYVDVAHAFYEKRESGFVNGLLDAIARDVRT encoded by the coding sequence ATGTCGTCAACCGCTCCCCGTATAAGCACCCGCACCAAGGCCCGCGCCGCGGCGCGCCTCGCCGCCACACAGGCACTCTATCAGCATGAGATGGAGGGGACAGCGATTCCCGCCCTGCTCCATGAGTTTCACCAGCACCGCATCGGCGCCACGATCGAGGACGTCGAATATGCCGAGGCCGATGTCGATTTCTTCGACGACATCGTCTCCGGCGCGCAAGCGCGGCTCGGCGAGATCGACAAATTGATCGTGGGCAAGCTCGCCACCGGGTGGACGCTCGAGCGGCTCGACAAGCCGATGAAGGCGATTCTGCGCGCCGGCACCTACGAGCTGCTCGCGCGCGCCGACGTGCCTAAAGGTGCGGTGATCAGCGAATATGTCGATGTCGCGCACGCCTTCTACGAGAAGCGCGAATCGGGCTTCGTCAACGGGTTGCTCGACGCCATCGCGCGTGATGTGCGCACCTGA
- the hisD gene encoding histidinol dehydrogenase — MIRLSTADTSFPAAFAALVDARREADSDVTRDVAAILRRVRDEGDAALRAYTQDFDRHDLDSSGWSVPLAECAAAFEALDPTLRTALELAATRIRAYHEKQRPEDSAFTDDAGVRLGARWRPVDAAGIYVPGGRAAYPSTLLMNAIPAKVAGVERLVVATPTPDGFINPLVLAAAHLAGADEVWRIGGAQAIAALAWGTDRIARVDVVTGPGNAWVAEAKRQVYGVVGIDMVAGPSEIVVVADGANDPAWIAADLLSQAEHDVTTQSILFTESPAFADAVVAAVERQLVELPTGKTARIAWEANGAIVLVRDLEEAIPLVDALAPEHVEIAVDDPQPLFDKLRHAGSAFLGRHTPEAIGDYVAGPNHVLPTGRRARFASGLGVTDFMKRTSFLQLDPAALALLGPATVALATAEGLPAHAQSVALRL; from the coding sequence ATGATCCGGCTTTCGACCGCCGACACGTCGTTCCCAGCCGCCTTCGCCGCGCTGGTCGACGCGCGACGCGAGGCGGATTCAGACGTGACGCGTGATGTCGCGGCGATCCTGCGCCGCGTCCGCGACGAGGGTGATGCGGCGCTGCGGGCGTACACGCAGGACTTCGACCGTCATGATCTCGACTCGAGCGGGTGGTCAGTGCCGCTCGCCGAATGCGCGGCGGCGTTTGAGGCACTCGATCCCACGCTGCGCACGGCACTCGAACTCGCCGCAACGCGCATCCGGGCCTATCACGAAAAGCAGCGTCCCGAGGACAGCGCCTTTACCGATGACGCCGGCGTGCGGCTCGGCGCGCGCTGGCGGCCCGTTGACGCGGCGGGCATCTACGTCCCGGGTGGACGCGCGGCCTATCCCTCGACGCTGCTGATGAACGCGATCCCGGCCAAGGTCGCAGGCGTCGAGCGGCTGGTAGTGGCAACCCCCACCCCCGATGGCTTCATCAACCCCCTGGTTCTCGCCGCAGCGCATCTCGCCGGAGCCGACGAGGTATGGCGGATCGGCGGCGCACAGGCGATCGCCGCGCTCGCCTGGGGCACGGATCGCATCGCGCGCGTCGATGTCGTCACTGGGCCGGGCAATGCCTGGGTCGCCGAGGCCAAGCGGCAGGTCTACGGCGTGGTGGGGATCGATATGGTCGCCGGGCCCAGCGAGATCGTCGTCGTCGCCGACGGTGCGAACGATCCCGCCTGGATCGCCGCCGATTTGCTTAGCCAGGCCGAGCATGATGTGACGACGCAATCGATCCTGTTCACCGAATCACCTGCCTTTGCCGACGCGGTGGTCGCAGCGGTGGAACGGCAGCTGGTGGAACTGCCGACCGGCAAGACCGCGCGCATCGCGTGGGAGGCCAATGGAGCGATCGTGCTGGTGCGCGATCTCGAGGAAGCGATCCCGCTCGTCGACGCGCTCGCACCCGAGCATGTCGAGATCGCGGTCGATGATCCGCAGCCACTGTTCGACAAATTGCGCCACGCCGGCTCGGCGTTCCTCGGCCGCCACACGCCCGAGGCGATCGGCGACTATGTTGCCGGGCCGAATCACGTGCTGCCGACCGGCCGACGTGCGCGGTTTGCCAGCGGGCTGGGCGTGACCGACTTCATGAAGCGGACGAGCTTCCTGCAACTCGACCCGGCGGCGCTCGCGCTGCTCGGCCCGGCAACGGTGGCGCTCGCGACGGCCGAGGGGCTGCCCGCACATGCGCAGTCGGTCGCGTTGCGGCTCTAA
- the hisG gene encoding ATP phosphoribosyltransferase: protein MPEPLVIAVPKGRILAEAQPLLAAAGVVPEAAFFDENSRALRFATQDHGIALIRVRAFDVATFVAHGAAQLGIVGSDVLGEFAYSELYAPVDLGIGHCRLSVAEPAELAATDDPRGWSHVRVATKYPHLTAQHFARRGVQAECIKLNGAMELAPMLGLAPRIVDLVSSGRTLKENGLVEVERILEVSSRLIVNRAAMKTRAAVVPLVEAFRRAAMGMAVAA, encoded by the coding sequence ATGCCCGAACCGCTCGTTATCGCCGTCCCGAAAGGGCGTATCCTCGCCGAGGCGCAGCCGCTGCTCGCCGCGGCCGGCGTGGTGCCCGAAGCGGCGTTCTTCGACGAGAACAGCCGCGCGTTGCGCTTCGCCACGCAAGATCACGGCATCGCGTTAATCCGCGTCCGCGCCTTCGACGTCGCAACCTTCGTGGCGCACGGCGCGGCGCAGCTTGGCATCGTCGGATCAGACGTGCTCGGCGAATTTGCTTATTCGGAGCTGTACGCCCCGGTCGATCTCGGCATCGGCCATTGCCGCTTGTCGGTTGCAGAACCGGCCGAACTCGCCGCCACCGACGATCCGCGCGGCTGGAGCCACGTGCGCGTCGCGACCAAATATCCGCACCTCACCGCGCAGCATTTCGCCCGGCGCGGCGTGCAGGCCGAATGCATCAAGCTCAACGGCGCGATGGAACTCGCACCGATGCTCGGTTTGGCGCCACGCATCGTCGATCTCGTCTCGTCGGGGCGGACCTTGAAGGAAAATGGTTTGGTCGAAGTCGAGCGAATTCTCGAGGTCTCCTCGCGGCTTATCGTCAATCGTGCGGCAATGAAGACGCGCGCCGCTGTGGTGCCGCTGGTCGAGGCATTTCGTCGTGCCGCGATGGGCATGGCGGTGGCGGCATGA
- a CDS encoding DUF2332 domain-containing protein translates to MGTEVENRESFHIQAGYCSAMAAPITARVATALADALDRSTQTGRRVLDWPGEPVADAIVLRLIGGLHALHRSGDDPEVSRVFSGAIHTQASLENSLNGALRRHDRFLSSWLDGPPQTNEAGRSAGLMTGLLHLAESFGPAFELLEIGSSAGLNLLIDRYAFDLGGVRKGPGDAPVTIAPEWRGPPPPDAPIDIRSVRGVDIAPIDVTDPSEAERLTGYVWVDAAERLARIERGIAMIQQHGVQLDRGDAADWIVDRLAEPQEAGTTRVLMHSVMWQYLPPAGRERIRAAMSGAGARATDERRLGWVMMEPNRDLHRHEVRVRGWPGERAMELVALTHAHGAWVERLEPPYETRDYVMWRGPYEKE, encoded by the coding sequence ATGGGGACAGAGGTAGAGAACCGCGAGTCGTTCCACATTCAGGCGGGCTATTGCAGCGCCATGGCAGCGCCAATCACCGCGCGCGTCGCGACGGCGCTCGCTGATGCGCTCGATCGGAGCACGCAAACCGGGCGGCGGGTGCTTGATTGGCCGGGGGAGCCGGTGGCGGATGCGATCGTGCTGCGATTGATCGGTGGGCTCCATGCGCTGCATCGCAGTGGGGACGACCCGGAGGTTTCGCGGGTGTTTTCGGGGGCAATCCATACCCAAGCGTCACTCGAAAATTCGCTAAACGGCGCTTTGCGCCGCCATGATCGGTTTCTTTCTTCATGGCTCGATGGGCCGCCTCAAACCAACGAGGCGGGGCGCTCGGCGGGGTTGATGACTGGGCTGCTGCATCTCGCCGAAAGCTTCGGCCCGGCATTTGAATTGCTGGAGATCGGATCGAGCGCCGGGCTCAATCTGCTGATCGATCGCTACGCCTTCGATCTCGGCGGGGTGCGCAAAGGACCGGGCGACGCGCCGGTGACGATCGCGCCCGAGTGGCGCGGGCCGCCGCCGCCCGATGCGCCGATCGACATCCGGTCCGTGCGCGGGGTGGACATCGCGCCGATCGACGTGACGGACCCTTCCGAGGCGGAACGGCTGACAGGATATGTGTGGGTCGACGCGGCGGAGCGGCTGGCGCGGATCGAGCGCGGCATTGCGATGATCCAGCAGCATGGCGTTCAGCTCGACCGCGGCGATGCTGCCGATTGGATCGTGGACCGGCTCGCCGAGCCGCAGGAAGCCGGCACGACGCGCGTGCTGATGCATTCGGTAATGTGGCAGTACCTGCCACCTGCTGGCCGCGAGCGCATCCGCGCGGCAATGTCCGGGGCCGGCGCGCGCGCGACGGACGAGCGGCGACTCGGCTGGGTGATGATGGAGCCGAACCGCGATCTGCACCGTCACGAAGTCCGCGTGCGGGGTTGGCCGGGCGAACGGGCGATGGAGCTGGTTGCGCTGACGCATGCGCATGGCGCGTGGGTCGAGCGGCTGGAGCCGCCGTACGAGACGCGGGACTACGTGATGTGGCGGGGACCGTACGAGAAGGAGTAG
- a CDS encoding pirin family protein: protein MTRDELIEITLTPSTHDIGGFKVHRTLPHRERTMVGPFLFFDQMGPAHLPPGQGIDVRPHPHINLSTVTYLFDGAIGHRDSLGTEIVIRPGAVNLMTAGTGIVHSERSPAEERPGGPALSGIQTWLALPDGREEIDPAFEHVPADALPVIEGAGVTARIIMGSLWGKTAPTTTYAGTIYADIVLAAGASVPIDADADERSIYLVEGDATLEGMPLEPQRLYVLRPGIAATLRTTSGARAMLAGGDAFATPRHVWWNFVSSSRERIEEARRAWMAREFPVVPGDEIEWIPIPGEPKTVSYP from the coding sequence ATGACCCGTGACGAGCTGATTGAAATCACCCTGACGCCATCGACGCACGACATCGGCGGCTTCAAAGTCCATCGCACGCTGCCGCATCGCGAGCGCACGATGGTCGGGCCGTTCCTGTTCTTCGATCAGATGGGGCCGGCGCATCTGCCGCCGGGCCAGGGGATCGACGTGCGCCCGCATCCGCACATCAACCTGTCCACCGTCACCTATCTGTTCGACGGCGCGATCGGCCACCGCGATTCGCTAGGCACCGAGATCGTCATCCGCCCCGGCGCGGTGAATTTGATGACTGCGGGCACGGGTATCGTCCATTCCGAGCGTTCGCCCGCCGAGGAGCGACCCGGCGGCCCGGCCCTGTCGGGCATCCAGACATGGCTCGCGCTGCCCGACGGCCGCGAGGAGATCGACCCCGCGTTCGAGCATGTCCCGGCCGATGCGCTGCCGGTGATCGAGGGCGCCGGCGTCACCGCGCGCATCATCATGGGCAGCCTGTGGGGCAAGACCGCGCCGACGACGACCTACGCTGGCACGATCTACGCCGACATCGTGCTGGCGGCGGGCGCCAGCGTGCCGATCGATGCCGACGCCGACGAACGCTCGATCTATCTGGTCGAGGGCGACGCGACACTCGAAGGCATGCCGCTCGAACCGCAGCGGCTCTACGTGTTGCGCCCCGGCATCGCCGCGACACTCCGCACCACGAGCGGCGCGCGCGCGATGCTCGCGGGCGGCGACGCCTTCGCCACGCCGCGTCACGTCTGGTGGAATTTCGTCAGCTCCTCGCGCGAGCGCATCGAGGAAGCCCGCCGCGCCTGGATGGCGCGCGAGTTCCCCGTGGTCCCCGGCGACGAGATCGAATGGATCCCGATCCCGGGTGAGCCGAAGACCGTCAGCTACCCGTAA
- a CDS encoding NUDIX hydrolase has protein sequence MTDAVARAARPAARILLVDRAGRVLLFRFAPGDDRAPFWCTPGGALDPGESYAAAARRELFEETGIHADPGEEIAQRTVDFLTIERVEVTADERWFRIDVDGGEIDPAGHTELERRVMTQWRWFARDEIAGWPEWIYPDDLLPMLEATDP, from the coding sequence GTGACTGACGCAGTAGCCCGTGCCGCGCGCCCGGCGGCGCGCATCCTGCTCGTCGATCGCGCCGGCCGCGTGCTGTTGTTCCGCTTTGCCCCGGGCGACGATCGCGCGCCGTTCTGGTGCACGCCGGGCGGCGCGCTCGATCCCGGCGAAAGCTATGCTGCGGCGGCACGGCGCGAATTGTTCGAGGAAACTGGCATCCACGCCGATCCGGGCGAGGAGATCGCGCAGCGGACGGTCGATTTCCTAACCATCGAACGAGTCGAAGTCACCGCCGACGAACGCTGGTTCCGCATCGATGTCGATGGTGGCGAGATCGATCCCGCAGGCCATACCGAACTCGAACGCCGTGTGATGACGCAATGGCGCTGGTTCGCCCGCGACGAGATCGCCGGCTGGCCCGAATGGATCTACCCCGACGATCTCTTGCCCATGCTGGAAGCAACCGACCCATGA
- a CDS encoding glutathione S-transferase has product MTYRLWYWPDLQGRGEFVRLPLEAAGIPYEDCAREQGAEALLADMEARGGRAPFAPPYLDCDGKTIAQVAAILLYLGERHDLGPSTTADRYWLHQLQLTIADLVAEVHNVHHPVEPMAYYDEQKPEAARAAAQFREDRMPKFLDHFEAAAGAESGAWLVGDRWSYADTSLFQVVAGLRYMFPRRMAAIEGDYPAIVRIHDAVAELPGIKAYLKSDRRLPFNTQGIFRHYPELDSD; this is encoded by the coding sequence ATGACCTATCGCCTGTGGTATTGGCCCGATCTTCAGGGGCGCGGCGAGTTCGTTCGCCTGCCGCTCGAGGCGGCGGGGATCCCATACGAGGATTGCGCGCGCGAACAGGGCGCCGAGGCGTTGCTCGCCGACATGGAAGCGCGCGGCGGTCGTGCGCCGTTCGCGCCGCCGTATCTCGACTGCGACGGCAAGACGATCGCGCAGGTCGCCGCCATCCTGCTGTATCTCGGCGAGCGCCACGATCTCGGGCCATCGACGACGGCCGATCGTTACTGGTTGCACCAGCTTCAGCTCACTATCGCCGATCTGGTTGCCGAGGTGCACAATGTTCACCATCCCGTCGAGCCGATGGCCTATTACGACGAGCAGAAGCCCGAGGCGGCGCGTGCAGCCGCGCAGTTCCGCGAGGATCGCATGCCGAAGTTCCTCGATCATTTCGAGGCGGCGGCGGGCGCGGAAAGCGGCGCTTGGCTGGTCGGCGATCGCTGGAGCTATGCCGATACGTCGCTGTTCCAGGTCGTCGCGGGGCTGCGCTACATGTTCCCGCGTCGCATGGCGGCGATCGAAGGCGACTATCCCGCAATCGTGCGCATCCACGATGCGGTCGCCGAGCTGCCGGGGATCAAGGCGTATCTCAAGAGCGATCGTCGGCTGCCCTTCAACACGCAAGGCATCTTCCGCCACTATCCCGAGCTCGACAGTGACTGA
- a CDS encoding BolA family protein, which yields MSDPSTGPVQHAIAARLVEALDPTHLEVINESAQHRGHMGDDGSGESHFRVVVESAAFTGLNRVARQRLVNQALADLLRDSIHALAMRTLAPGEPR from the coding sequence ATGTCCGACCCTTCCACTGGTCCCGTCCAGCACGCGATCGCCGCCCGTCTCGTCGAGGCACTCGACCCGACGCATCTCGAAGTGATCAACGAAAGCGCGCAGCACCGCGGCCATATGGGCGATGATGGCTCGGGCGAATCGCACTTCCGCGTGGTGGTCGAGAGTGCGGCCTTTACCGGGCTCAACCGCGTCGCGCGCCAACGCCTCGTCAATCAGGCGCTCGCCGATCTGCTGCGCGATTCGATCCACGCGCTCGCGATGCGAACGCTCGCGCCCGGCGAGCCGCGATGA
- a CDS encoding J domain-containing protein translates to MAKERPSARFHGRIEGDRPCSAPGCDACGEFRAPPLEGPSSDGPPAFRWFCLDHVREFNARYNYFDGMTADEIHHAQRPMAGWERETRAFARAMGADQGPKWSDFPDPLDAISARYRREAAPERSDGKPLSGQDRASLKVLGLPANADRMALRKRYSELVRRYHPDRNGGDRSQEAMLTNVIAAYQQLRQAPAFL, encoded by the coding sequence TTGGCGAAGGAACGGCCCAGCGCGCGTTTTCATGGGCGGATCGAGGGCGATCGCCCGTGCAGCGCCCCCGGCTGCGACGCGTGCGGCGAGTTCCGCGCGCCGCCGCTGGAAGGGCCGAGCAGCGACGGGCCGCCGGCCTTCCGCTGGTTCTGCCTCGATCATGTGCGCGAATTCAATGCGCGCTACAATTACTTCGACGGGATGACGGCGGACGAGATCCACCATGCGCAACGCCCAATGGCGGGCTGGGAACGCGAGACGCGCGCCTTCGCGCGGGCGATGGGGGCGGACCAGGGGCCGAAATGGTCCGATTTCCCCGATCCGCTCGACGCGATCAGCGCGCGCTATCGCCGCGAGGCCGCGCCCGAGCGGAGCGACGGCAAGCCGCTATCGGGGCAGGATCGCGCGAGCCTGAAGGTGCTGGGGTTGCCGGCCAATGCGGACCGGATGGCGCTGCGCAAGCGCTACAGCGAGCTGGTGCGGCGCTATCATCCCGATCGCAATGGCGGGGATCGCAGCCAGGAGGCGATGCTGACGAACGTGATCGCGGCATATCAGCAGTTGCGGCAGGCGCCGGCGTTCTTGTGA
- the pnp gene encoding polyribonucleotide nucleotidyltransferase — translation MFDTKKVSIEWGGQTLTLETGRVARQADGAVLATLGETVVLCAVTAAKSVKEGQDFFPLTVHYQEKFSSAGRIPGGFFKRERGATERETLVSRLIDRPLRPLFPEGFYNEINCIAQVMSYDGQNEPDLLALIAASAAMTLSGVPFMGPIGAARVGYKDGEYQLNPSDADVAAGELDLVVAATHDAVMMVESEAKELSEDVMLGAVMFAHKASQQVIDAIIKLAEQAAKEPWELNSGADLSAHKTKLKKLIGKDMEAAYKLTDKQARQTAINDARAKAREAFADLKESNPSEYLGTLKLVKKVEAEIVRGAILKTGRRIDGRDTKTVRPISAEVHFLPRAHGSALFTRGETQTIATTTLGTRDAEQMIDGLGGLTYQHFMLHYNFPPYSVGEVGRFGAPSRRDIGHGKLAWRALHAVLPSKEEFPYTIRVTSDITESNGSSSMATVCGGSLALMDAGVPIKRPVSGIAMGLILEGKDFAVLSDILGDEDHLGDMDFKVAGTSEGITSLQMDIKIAGITEEIMRVALAQAHEGRAHILEEMNKALGETRGELSAHAPRIETLTVDKAKIRDIIGTGGKVIREIVATTGAKVDIDDEGVVKVSSSDHSQIEAAIAWIRGIVEEAEVGKVYDGKVVNIVDFGAFVNFMGGKDGLVHVSEMKNERVEKPGDVVSEGQAVKVKVLEIDPRGKVRLSMRVVDQETGAELEDTRPAREPRPERSGGGDRGPRREGGGGGDRGPRSGGGDRGPRGSGGGDRGPRRDRGPRPEGNKDEGAAPEFAPAFLTNDRD, via the coding sequence ATGTTCGATACCAAAAAGGTAAGCATCGAGTGGGGCGGCCAGACGCTGACGCTCGAAACGGGCCGCGTTGCCCGCCAGGCTGACGGCGCGGTTCTCGCGACGCTCGGCGAAACGGTCGTGCTGTGCGCCGTCACCGCCGCCAAGTCGGTTAAGGAAGGGCAGGATTTCTTCCCGCTCACCGTCCACTATCAGGAAAAATTCTCGTCGGCCGGTCGTATCCCGGGTGGCTTCTTCAAGCGTGAGCGTGGCGCCACCGAGCGCGAGACGCTCGTCAGCCGGCTGATCGATCGCCCGCTGCGCCCGCTGTTCCCCGAAGGCTTCTACAACGAGATCAACTGCATCGCGCAGGTGATGAGCTATGACGGCCAGAACGAGCCCGATCTGCTGGCGCTGATTGCCGCATCGGCCGCGATGACGCTGTCGGGCGTTCCGTTCATGGGCCCGATCGGCGCCGCGCGCGTCGGCTACAAGGATGGCGAATATCAGCTCAACCCGTCGGACGCCGATGTCGCCGCCGGTGAGCTCGACCTGGTCGTCGCCGCCACGCACGACGCGGTGATGATGGTCGAATCGGAAGCCAAGGAGCTGTCCGAGGACGTGATGCTCGGCGCCGTGATGTTCGCGCACAAGGCCTCGCAGCAAGTGATCGACGCGATCATCAAGCTGGCCGAACAGGCCGCCAAGGAGCCGTGGGAGCTGAACTCGGGTGCCGATCTGTCGGCGCACAAGACGAAGCTCAAGAAGCTGATCGGCAAGGACATGGAGGCAGCCTACAAGCTGACCGACAAGCAGGCCCGCCAGACCGCGATCAACGACGCGCGCGCCAAGGCACGCGAGGCGTTCGCTGACCTCAAGGAAAGCAACCCGTCGGAATATCTCGGCACGCTGAAGCTGGTGAAGAAGGTCGAGGCCGAAATCGTCCGCGGCGCGATCCTCAAGACCGGCCGTCGCATCGACGGGCGTGACACGAAGACGGTCCGTCCGATCTCGGCGGAAGTTCACTTCCTGCCGCGCGCGCACGGCTCGGCGCTGTTCACCCGCGGCGAGACGCAGACGATCGCCACCACGACGCTCGGCACGCGCGATGCGGAGCAGATGATCGATGGCCTGGGTGGTCTCACCTACCAGCACTTCATGCTGCACTATAACTTCCCGCCGTACTCGGTCGGTGAAGTCGGCCGCTTCGGCGCGCCATCGCGACGTGACATCGGCCATGGCAAGCTCGCCTGGCGCGCGCTGCATGCCGTGCTGCCGTCGAAGGAAGAATTCCCGTACACGATCCGCGTCACCAGCGACATCACGGAGAGCAACGGCTCCTCGTCGATGGCGACGGTCTGCGGCGGCAGCCTCGCGCTGATGGATGCCGGCGTGCCGATCAAGCGCCCCGTCTCGGGCATCGCGATGGGCCTTATCCTCGAGGGCAAGGACTTCGCCGTCCTCTCGGACATCCTGGGCGACGAGGATCACCTCGGCGACATGGACTTCAAGGTTGCCGGCACCAGCGAAGGCATCACCAGCCTTCAGATGGACATCAAGATCGCCGGCATCACCGAAGAGATCATGCGTGTCGCACTGGCGCAGGCGCATGAAGGCCGCGCGCACATCCTGGAAGAAATGAACAAGGCGCTCGGCGAGACCCGTGGCGAACTCTCGGCGCATGCACCGCGCATCGAGACGCTGACGGTCGACAAGGCGAAGATCCGCGACATCATCGGCACCGGCGGCAAGGTGATCCGCGAGATCGTCGCCACCACCGGCGCGAAGGTCGACATCGACGACGAGGGCGTGGTCAAGGTCAGCTCGTCCGATCATTCGCAGATCGAGGCGGCGATCGCCTGGATCCGCGGGATCGTCGAGGAGGCCGAGGTCGGCAAGGTCTATGACGGCAAGGTCGTCAACATCGTCGATTTCGGCGCGTTCGTGAACTTCATGGGCGGCAAGGACGGTCTCGTCCATGTGTCCGAAATGAAGAACGAGCGGGTCGAGAAGCCGGGTGACGTCGTGTCCGAAGGCCAGGCCGTGAAGGTCAAGGTCCTCGAGATCGATCCGCGCGGCAAGGTCCGCCTGTCGATGCGCGTCGTCGATCAGGAAACCGGCGCCGAGCTGGAAGATACCCGTCCTGCCCGCGAGCCGCGCCCGGAGCGCAGCGGCGGCGGTGATCGTGGCCCGCGTCGCGAAGGCGGCGGTGGCGGTGATCGTGGCCCGCGCAGCGGCGGCGGCGATCGCGGTCCGCGCGGCAGCGGCGGCGGCGACCGCGGCCCCCGCCGCGATCGCGGCCCGCGTCCCGAAGGCAACAAGGACGAGGGCGCAGCGCCCGAGTTCGCCCCAGCCTTCCTGACGAACGATCGCGATTAA
- the rpsO gene encoding 30S ribosomal protein S15 has protein sequence MTITAERRQEVIKEHGRIEGDTGSPEVQVAILTERIRNLTEHFKGHAKDNHSRRGLLMMVNKRRTLLDYLRKKDGDRYLSLIAKLGLRK, from the coding sequence GTGACGATCACTGCAGAACGCCGCCAGGAAGTCATCAAGGAACATGGCCGGATCGAGGGCGACACCGGTTCGCCCGAGGTACAGGTCGCGATCCTGACCGAGCGGATCCGCAACCTCACCGAGCATTTCAAGGGCCACGCGAAGGACAACCATTCCCGCCGCGGCCTGCTGATGATGGTCAACAAGCGTCGCACGCTGCTTGATTATCTCCGCAAGAAGGACGGCGACCGGTATCTCTCGCTCATCGCGAAGCTCGGTCTTCGCAAGTAA